Genomic DNA from Haloarcula marina:
GGCGTGGGTCTGTACGACCGCTATCTCGCGACGCGCCTGCGGATGAGCGACGCCACCCTCCCCGAGACAGTCGCACTGGTCATCACCGAACGCGACCTCCTGAGCGACGGCGCGTACACGACCTTAGAGCGGTTTTTCGACTGGGCGGTGCAGTACGAGGCCGACACCGTCGTCGTCTACGTCAGCGTCTTAGACGAGGAGGTCGTGCCGACGCTCCGGCGCGAACTGTCGTCGATTCGCGCCCCGAAATCGGTCGCCGTCCGGGGCCCCGACGACGAGACGGTAGCCGACGCGCCTATCCAAATCTCCATCGGCCTCGGCGGCCAGTCGGAGTTCGCCACCGCCGTCCAGAAACTCGCCGAGAGCGTCGACGACGGCGAGTTGACGCCCGAGGACATCGACGAGGCCGCCGTCGAGGAGCACCTCGTCTTCCCGACGAACCCGGACCTCGTCATCAAGACCGGCGCGGAACGGCTCTCGGACTTCATGATTTGGCAATCGGTCTACTCCGAACTGTACTTCACCGACGTGAACTGGCAGAACTTCCGCCGACGGGACTATCTGCGGGCGTTGCGGGATTATCAGGAGCGGCAGCGTCGATTCGGCCGGTAGGGCGAACGCCGAAAGACGACCACAGCGAGTCGT
This window encodes:
- a CDS encoding undecaprenyl diphosphate synthase family protein, translating into MGLYDRYLATRLRMSDATLPETVALVITERDLLSDGAYTTLERFFDWAVQYEADTVVVYVSVLDEEVVPTLRRELSSIRAPKSVAVRGPDDETVADAPIQISIGLGGQSEFATAVQKLAESVDDGELTPEDIDEAAVEEHLVFPTNPDLVIKTGAERLSDFMIWQSVYSELYFTDVNWQNFRRRDYLRALRDYQERQRRFGR